The following proteins come from a genomic window of Daphnia carinata strain CSIRO-1 chromosome 8, CSIRO_AGI_Dcar_HiC_V3, whole genome shotgun sequence:
- the LOC130704014 gene encoding ADP-ribosylation factor-like protein 6-interacting protein 4 — protein MDTLSGKLLAEKVLVSKSGRESKPKNKKIKKSKKSSKDKTSKKRNSKKKKRKRQISSSSSSSDSSAISSSSSESSGDEKAKKRKKKSKKTKAKRQRAKLEASNSKAIIEKTPVIIATQVVKLVIPEADVGPHIDLKSSKIRAPMTKEEYEKQQSTLKWITDPETGTKRLIRGSGEIVEEMVSKERPQTMKPTPSTLFAADGNYFQPQSTMKARSNYD, from the exons AAATCTGGTCGGGAAAGTAAACCtaagaataagaaaataaaaaaaagtaaaaaatctTCTAAAGATAAAACGTCAAAAAAACGTAAttctaagaagaaaaaacgtaAACGTCAGATTTCAAGCTCTTCCAGTTCGTCCGATTCTTCTGCCATATCTAGTAGCAGTTCAGAATCAAGTGGAgatgaaaaagcaaaaaaacggaagaaaaaaagtaagaagactAAAGCAAAAAGGCAGAGAGCCAAGTTAGAAGCTAGCAATTCAAAAGCCATCATTGAGAAAACACCAGTGATCATAGCTACCCAAGTAGTTAAATTAGTGATTCCAGAGGCAGATGTTGGGCCACACATTGACCTAAAATCGTCAAAGATTAGAGCTCCCatgacaaaagaagaatatgaaaaacaacaaagcacTTTAAAATGGATAACAGATCCAGAAACTGGAACAAAAAG GCTTATTCGTGGCAGTGGAGAGATTGTGGAAGAAATGGTCAGCAAAGAGAG GCCGCAAACGATGAAACCAACCCCTAGTACACTGTTTGCTGCAGATGGTAACTATTTCCAGCCTCAGAGTACTATGAAAGCAAGATCCAATTACGATTGA
- the LOC130704015 gene encoding ADP-ribosylation factor-like protein 6-interacting protein 4 — MDGAIVERSRSSKCSMDSKIRKKKGKKDKKTSRKKHSKKSSRKRHVSSSSESSSSSSCSSESSKEEKAKKRKKRSKKHKSKKVKANQETLNSQAVVEKKPLTVPVHTVKLPIPDVGPHVDLNSSKSRAPMTKEEYEKQQNTLRRIVDPETGRKRLIRGSGEIVEEIVSRERHQAINRKATIADGNFFQAQANLKARSSYD, encoded by the exons ATGGATGGAGCTATAGTGGAGAGATCTCGATCTTCCAAGTGTAGTATGGATagtaaaataagaaagaaaaaaggaaagaaagataaaaaaacatctcgAAAAAAGCATTCCAAAAAGAGCAGCCGTAAACGTCATGTCTCTAGTTCTTCGGAATCTTCTAGCAGCTCGAGCTGTAGCTCAGAATCAAgtaaagaagagaaagcaaagaaaaggaagaaaaggagtaaaaaacacaaatcaaAGAAAGTGAAAGCAAATCAAGAAACTCTTAATAGCCAAGCTGTAGTGGAGAAAAAACCATTAACTGTACCTGTGCATACAGTGAAACTACCTATACCAGATGTTGGACCACATGTTGATTTAAATTCATCGAAAAGTAGAGCCCCTATGACTAAAGAAGaatatgaaaaacaacaaaatacaCTGAGAAGGATAGTAGATCCTGAAACTGGGAGGAAAAG ACTGATCCGTGGAAGTGGCGAAATTGTAGAAGAGATCGTCAGTAGAGAAag GCATCAAGCTATTAACAGAAAAGCAACAATTGCAGATGGTAACTTTTTCCAGGCTCAAGCCAACTTGAAAGCTAGATCGTCTTATGACTGA
- the LOC130704007 gene encoding vesicular integral-membrane protein VIP36-like has protein sequence MDSSYLLLLFLCMVKCEWNTNDYLKREHSLMKPYTGSGLSMPFWDFLGSTVVTSNYIRLTSDLQSKSGAIWNIVPCKSRNWEIQVQFKVHGHGKDLFGDGLAIWYARDRMVKGPVFGSKDYFHGLAIILDTYSNHNGPHNHAHPYISAMVNNGTLYYDHDRDGTHTQLAGCEARFRNVEHETYLAIRYENDKLTVSTDIDNKSGWKPCFTVDGVRLPTGYYFGMSATTGDLSDNHDIISVKLYELDDSLTDSVTEDRSNIQPAAQSFEPPRDHVDDPKPSSLGGVKLFLLMLLGVLGVFVCIVLGIIFYQRQQEQSRKRFY, from the exons ATGGATTCTTCGTATCTCCTGTTACTGTTTTTATGTATGGTAAAATGCGAGTGGAACACTAATGACTACCTGAAGAGAGAACATTCGCTTATGAAACCTTATACAG GGTCAGGGCTCTCCATGCCATTCTGGGATTTTCTAGGCAGCACTGTGGTTACTTCGAACTATATCAGGTTAACATCTGACCTGCAGAGTAAAAGTGGTGCAATTTGGAATATAGTG CCCTGTAAATCTAGGAACTGGGAAATCCAAGTTCAGTTTAAAGTGCATGGTCATGGGAAAGATCTCTTTGGAGATGGCTTGGCCATTTGGTATGCTCGTGATAGGATGGTTAAGGGTCCTGTCTTTGGATCCAAAGATTACTTTCATGGCCTTGCCATAATTTTGGACACATACAGCAATCATAATGGCCCTCATAAT CATGCCCATCCTTACATTTCTGCTATGGTCAACAATGGAACGCTTTATTATGACCATGATCGAGATGGGACACACACTCAGTTAGCAGGATGTGAGGCAAGGTTTAGAAATGTGGAACACGAAACATATTTGGCAATCAGATATGAAAATGACAAGCTCACAG TTTCAACAGATATCGATAACAAATCCGGCTGGAAACCATGTTTTACAGTCGATGGTGTGAGATTACCGACAGGATATTATTTTGGTATGTCGGCAACGACTGGTGATTTGTCTGATAACCATGACATTATTTCAGTGAAACTCTACGAGCTCGATGATTCCTTGACGGATTCG GTTACAGAAGATCGTTCAAATATTCAACCAGCTGCCCAATCGTTTGAACCTCCCAGAG ATCACGTCGATGACCCAAAGCCGTCTTCCCTTGGAGGTGTTAAACTTTTCTTGTTAATGCTTCTTGGTGTTTTAGGGGTATTTGTTTGCATAGTATTGGGAATAATTTTCTATCAGAGACAACAGGAACAGTCAAGAAAGAGGTTTTACTAG